From a region of the Pontixanthobacter gangjinensis genome:
- a CDS encoding IS6 family transposase — protein sequence MPRPSKSVSPFRYFNSSPEIIRLVVMMYVRFPLSLRNVEDLLFERGIDVCHETVRLYWNRFGPMFAADIWCQRISRMKGFRHWRWHLDEVFVKINGETHYLWRAVDQECEILESYVTKRRDKKAALQFLKKALKRYGQAERIITDGLKSYPAAMRDLGSLDRQEVGRWKNNRVENSHQPFRRRERAMLRFRQMKSLQKFASLHANLHNHFNSQRHLIDRQTHKTARSAALAEWQNLMA from the coding sequence CTCCCGAGATTATCCGCCTGGTCGTGATGATGTACGTGCGTTTCCCGCTGAGTTTGCGGAACGTTGAAGACTTGCTGTTCGAGCGCGGGATTGACGTTTGCCACGAGACGGTGCGACTGTATTGGAACCGTTTTGGACCGATGTTTGCAGCAGACATTTGGTGCCAGCGCATCAGCCGGATGAAAGGCTTTCGTCATTGGCGCTGGCACCTTGATGAGGTGTTTGTGAAGATCAACGGCGAGACCCACTATTTGTGGCGTGCGGTCGACCAAGAATGCGAGATCCTCGAGAGCTACGTGACCAAAAGGCGCGACAAAAAGGCAGCTCTACAGTTCTTGAAGAAGGCACTAAAGCGGTACGGTCAGGCGGAAAGGATCATCACCGACGGGCTCAAATCGTACCCTGCAGCAATGCGTGATCTTGGCAGCCTCGATCGCCAGGAAGTGGGGCGGTGGAAGAACAACCGAGTCGAAAACTCGCACCAACCGTTTCGACGACGAGAGCGAGCGATGTTACGGTTTCGACAAATGAAATCGTTACAGAAGTTCGCTTCGCTCCACGCCAACCTCCACAATCACTTCAATTCACAGCGCCACCTGATCGATAGACAAACTCACAAGACTGCCCGCTCGGCCGCCCTGGCTGAGTGGCAAAACCTTATGGCCTGA
- a CDS encoding TetR/AcrR family transcriptional regulator: MTKQDERKLETRRRILDAAGRGFRSKGYDGIGVDGLAKGAGVTSGAFYAHFGSKAAAFEAALIAGLDEVIAAVPEFQLKHGDDWTTEFSNYYLGKAHRDNLSGGCAMAAFSPEVVRASEKTRALYEQKMQAIAGLVADKMDGASKPERLANAWSYLSSLIGGVTLARAVNSPSLSDKILDAAKRT, translated from the coding sequence TTGACGAAGCAGGATGAGCGTAAGCTGGAAACAAGGCGCCGGATCCTGGACGCGGCAGGTCGTGGTTTCCGCAGTAAGGGATACGATGGGATCGGAGTTGACGGGCTTGCAAAGGGGGCTGGCGTTACATCCGGGGCGTTCTACGCACACTTTGGCTCGAAGGCGGCGGCATTTGAGGCCGCGCTTATAGCTGGCCTTGACGAAGTCATTGCAGCCGTTCCCGAGTTTCAATTGAAGCATGGCGATGATTGGACGACGGAATTTTCAAACTATTATCTTGGCAAAGCGCACCGCGATAATCTGTCCGGCGGATGCGCTATGGCAGCGTTTTCTCCAGAAGTTGTTCGCGCTAGCGAAAAAACACGCGCGCTCTACGAACAGAAGATGCAAGCAATTGCTGGTTTGGTCGCGGATAAGATGGATGGGGCAAGCAAACCGGAACGACTCGCAAATGCATGGTCCTATCTCAGCAGTTTGATTGGCGGTGTCACACTGGCACGCGCTGTGAACAGCCCTTCATTATCAGACAAAATATTGGACGCTGCGAAGCGAACTTGA
- the gloA gene encoding lactoylglutathione lyase: MNTSIEPSALPSSILYTMVRVSDLDQSIAFYRDALGMRELRRETFTNGRFTLVFMGYANDCNGPMIELTWNWDAEEYSHGSGFGHVALGVADIYGACERLKGMGIAITRDAGPMTHAVDETGYREDIAFLADPDGYKIELIGIPAA, translated from the coding sequence ATGAACACTTCAATCGAACCTTCCGCTCTCCCGTCATCAATCCTGTATACAATGGTCCGAGTCAGCGACTTAGACCAATCCATTGCGTTTTACCGGGATGCGCTTGGCATGCGCGAACTGCGGAGGGAAACGTTCACTAACGGCCGCTTCACATTGGTATTTATGGGGTACGCTAACGATTGCAATGGACCTATGATCGAGCTGACCTGGAATTGGGATGCCGAAGAATACTCCCATGGAAGCGGATTTGGGCATGTGGCTCTGGGGGTCGCTGACATTTATGGGGCCTGCGAACGGCTGAAGGGCATGGGAATTGCGATAACACGCGATGCCGGGCCCATGACGCACGCAGTGGATGAAACTGGATACCGCGAGGACATCGCATTTCTTGCAGACCCGGACGGATACAAGATCGAGTTAATAGGGATACCCGCTGCATAG
- a CDS encoding acyl-CoA thioester hydrolase/BAAT C-terminal domain-containing protein translates to MTKSIKLLKWVGISISALVVLAIGSYAYLLLSFDDQTLPENHGKVNTELFLGEGDNQPLIVGFGGSEGGNAWASDFWKGQRDEFIAQGYSFLSVAYFGETGTPQNLDRIALEGVHQAIREAAKNPKINGKCVALIGGSKGAELALLLGSYYPDIDAVVAIVPGNAVYPALTIAMNTPSFTLDGNNLPFVPVPSSATWPLIKGDLRATWEEMLKDQKAVDRASIAVEKINGPVFFLSATKDEAWPSTEMSASMEQRLQKNGFAHHFEHLAIEGGHTAPLDHFDAVERFLATNFLQGNSADCSKSS, encoded by the coding sequence ATGACCAAGTCAATCAAGTTGTTAAAATGGGTAGGTATTTCGATATCTGCGCTAGTCGTGCTGGCAATTGGTTCCTACGCCTATTTGCTGCTCAGCTTTGATGATCAGACGCTGCCAGAAAACCATGGCAAAGTTAATACAGAGCTCTTTCTGGGAGAGGGCGACAACCAACCTCTGATCGTCGGTTTCGGCGGGTCCGAAGGCGGCAATGCCTGGGCAAGCGACTTTTGGAAGGGGCAGCGCGACGAGTTCATCGCGCAGGGGTACTCATTCCTGTCGGTGGCGTATTTTGGTGAGACGGGGACGCCGCAAAACCTAGACCGCATCGCTTTGGAGGGCGTCCACCAAGCAATCCGGGAAGCCGCCAAAAATCCCAAGATTAACGGGAAATGCGTCGCACTGATTGGCGGTTCCAAGGGCGCAGAGTTGGCTCTGCTGCTTGGAAGCTACTATCCCGACATCGATGCTGTCGTGGCGATAGTGCCTGGAAATGCAGTGTATCCAGCACTCACCATTGCGATGAACACTCCTTCATTCACCTTGGACGGGAATAACCTGCCGTTTGTGCCAGTCCCGTCAAGCGCGACATGGCCGCTAATTAAGGGTGATCTAAGGGCCACTTGGGAAGAGATGCTAAAAGATCAAAAGGCCGTGGACAGAGCTTCGATCGCGGTCGAGAAAATCAATGGCCCGGTTTTTTTCTTATCGGCGACTAAAGATGAAGCTTGGCCTTCAACAGAGATGTCTGCCTCGATGGAGCAGCGCCTCCAGAAGAACGGATTTGCACACCATTTCGAACATCTTGCAATCGAAGGCGGGCATACTGCGCCGCTTGATCACTTCGATGCGGTCGAGCGTTTTCTTGCCACCAACTTTCTGCAAGGTAACTCAGCTGATTGTTCGAAATCGTCATAA
- a CDS encoding IS6 family transposase: MPRPKKPASPFRYFNSSPEIIRLVVMMYVRFPLSLRNVEDLLSERGIDICHETVRHWWNRFGPLFAADVKRQRISRMRGFRQWKWHLDEVYVKINGEMHYLWRAVDQEGEILESYVTKRRDKKAALRFLRKAMKRHGQVERIVTDGLKSYPAAMRDLGNLDRQEVGRWKNNRVENSHQPFRRRERAMLRFRQMKSLQKFASLHANLHNHFDSQRHLVDRQTYKSARSAALAEWQNLMA, from the coding sequence ATGCCCAGACCCAAGAAGCCAGCGAGCCCATTTCGCTATTTCAACTCCTCGCCCGAGATTATCCGGTTGGTCGTGATGATGTACGTCCGTTTCCCGCTGAGCTTGCGGAATGTCGAGGATCTGTTGTCGGAGCGCGGTATCGACATCTGCCACGAGACGGTCCGGCATTGGTGGAACCGGTTCGGCCCTCTGTTCGCTGCCGATGTGAAGCGTCAACGGATCAGCCGAATGCGGGGTTTTCGCCAATGGAAATGGCACCTCGATGAGGTCTATGTGAAGATCAATGGTGAGATGCATTACCTGTGGCGAGCGGTCGACCAAGAGGGCGAGATCCTCGAGAGCTACGTCACCAAGAGACGAGACAAGAAGGCGGCGCTGCGCTTCCTGAGGAAGGCGATGAAGCGGCATGGTCAAGTGGAGCGGATCGTTACCGACGGGCTCAAATCATACCCTGCAGCGATGCGTGATCTTGGCAATCTCGATCGCCAAGAAGTAGGGCGGTGGAAGAACAACCGAGTCGAAAACTCGCACCAACCGTTTCGACGACGAGAGCGAGCGATGTTACGGTTTCGACAAATGAAATCGTTACAGAAGTTCGCTTCGCTCCACGCCAACCTCCACAACCACTTCGACTCGCAGCGCCACCTCGTCGATAGACAAACTTACAAGTCCGCCCGTTCAGCCGCCCTGGCTGAGTGGCAAAATCTTATGGCCTGA
- a CDS encoding helix-turn-helix transcriptional regulator — MTTLQIGNNIRRCRFDQAEMTQAQLAQIVGVTRQTIVALETGRYAPSLELAMKLAAAFGCSVDELFFWKDMELGHAAAQARTEKDS, encoded by the coding sequence ATGACTACCCTTCAGATAGGCAATAACATTCGGCGGTGCCGCTTTGACCAAGCCGAAATGACCCAGGCGCAACTCGCCCAAATCGTGGGCGTCACACGCCAAACAATTGTGGCCCTAGAAACGGGCCGATATGCCCCATCTCTGGAACTGGCCATGAAATTGGCAGCTGCATTTGGATGTAGTGTCGATGAGCTGTTTTTCTGGAAAGATATGGAATTGGGTCACGCTGCTGCTCAGGCCCGAACCGAAAAGGATTCATGA